The following are encoded together in the Nitrospira sp. genome:
- a CDS encoding aspartate-semialdehyde dehydrogenase — MIKNKPGYTVAILGATGAVGKETLDILEERKFPLMSLRLFASKRSAGEVMTCQDKEWKVEELTDSSSFEGVDIAFISATDAISREYGQRLGASGIAVIDDSAVFRMDDGVPLVVPEVNASALHDMPRGIVSIPNCTTTPLVMALKPLHDAVGVKRVVVTTFQSVSGTGAAAMDELMDQTKDLLAFRGVTAKVYPYQIAFNLLPHIGSFGEGGDCSEEVKIAKETRKILGTPTLRVTATTVRVPVLRCHSEAINVELERPLKANDARAALAAMPGVIVYDDPVKNLYPMPLDATGKDEVYIGRVREDESIAHGLNLWVVSDNLRKGAALNAIQIAERLIHG; from the coding sequence ATGATCAAGAATAAACCTGGGTATACGGTGGCGATCCTTGGTGCGACCGGGGCGGTCGGAAAGGAAACGCTCGACATCTTAGAGGAACGCAAATTTCCACTCATGAGCCTGAGGCTCTTCGCATCGAAGCGATCAGCCGGCGAGGTCATGACCTGTCAAGACAAGGAGTGGAAGGTCGAAGAATTGACCGACTCTTCGTCCTTTGAGGGCGTGGATATTGCGTTTATCTCCGCGACCGATGCCATCAGTCGAGAATATGGCCAACGTTTGGGAGCGTCCGGCATTGCCGTGATCGACGACAGCGCCGTATTCCGCATGGATGATGGGGTACCTTTAGTGGTCCCGGAGGTGAATGCCTCCGCGTTGCATGACATGCCTCGTGGCATCGTCTCCATTCCCAACTGTACAACCACTCCGTTGGTCATGGCGCTCAAACCGCTTCACGACGCGGTCGGAGTGAAACGCGTGGTGGTCACGACGTTTCAGTCCGTTTCAGGAACCGGTGCAGCGGCGATGGATGAACTGATGGATCAGACGAAAGACTTGCTGGCGTTCAGGGGCGTGACGGCGAAGGTCTATCCCTACCAGATTGCATTTAATCTCTTGCCGCACATCGGATCGTTTGGCGAAGGAGGCGACTGTTCGGAGGAAGTGAAAATCGCGAAAGAGACGAGGAAGATTCTCGGCACGCCCACCCTCCGGGTCACCGCGACGACGGTGCGAGTGCCCGTCCTTCGGTGTCACTCCGAAGCGATCAATGTGGAATTGGAGCGTCCGCTAAAGGCAAATGACGCACGTGCTGCACTGGCAGCCATGCCGGGTGTGATTGTGTACGACGATCCGGTCAAGAACCTGTACCCCATGCCGCTCGACGCCACGGGGAAGGATGAGGTCTACATCGGCCGCGTTCGGGAAGACGAGTCGATTGCACATGGGCTCAATCTGTGGGTGGTCTCCGACAACCTTCGAAAAGGCGCAGCACTGAACGCGATTCAGATTGCGGAACGTCTCATACATGGGTAG
- a CDS encoding DUF2905 domain-containing protein encodes MPEWTTFGKLLIGVGLGIVFLGVLFLIADRMPALGNLFGWFGKLPGDISIKRENFSFYFPIGTSIALSILLSLLFYLIGWLLRR; translated from the coding sequence ATGCCGGAATGGACGACGTTTGGCAAACTCCTCATCGGAGTCGGTCTTGGAATCGTGTTCCTCGGCGTTCTCTTTCTCATCGCCGACCGTATGCCTGCGCTGGGAAACCTTTTCGGCTGGTTCGGAAAACTCCCCGGTGACATTTCGATCAAACGGGAGAATTTCAGCTTCTACTTCCCCATCGGAACCAGCATCGCTCTCAGCATTCTTCTCAGTCTGCTATTCTATCTCATAGGATGGCTCTTACGCAGATGA
- a CDS encoding SpoIID/LytB domain-containing protein has translation MITPWRSALAFGLGVCLGCLTIPEAEAASTIRVLLARDIQQLEISSSQTIVVTDDQREARPYRTAVRVEIRGRVMFLNGTPVMADRLMVRAGSHDLDLWLPVKGNRGLQQVGSEKDALQVGGAIQLLRRGKSLLVVNHIDLEEYVKGVVPAEVNATWHLEMLKVQAVAARTYALYQQMLSPTRSYDVVAGIQDQVYRGRQGIDARVALAVESTRGLVVTYQGAPIYAAFSSTAAGLTEDAINVWSKDLPYLKGVECPFDVASPFYQWKASVQLDDLQKKLRKQGFILGTISAISPLTHSRAGRVATLRILHSDGELIIRGEDLRKVVGYTVVPSTQFTVESIGDDLVLSGYGAGHAVGLCQWGAKELAELGYSFASILNYYYPGTELRDASLTQAPPMPVTMAPPS, from the coding sequence ATGATCACACCCTGGCGTTCAGCTCTGGCCTTTGGTCTAGGGGTTTGCCTCGGTTGTCTGACCATACCGGAGGCAGAAGCGGCGTCAACGATTCGTGTATTGCTGGCTCGGGATATCCAGCAGCTGGAGATCTCAAGTAGTCAGACCATTGTGGTCACGGATGATCAGCGAGAAGCTCGGCCTTATCGGACGGCCGTGCGGGTCGAGATACGAGGCCGGGTGATGTTCCTGAACGGAACGCCGGTGATGGCCGATCGCCTCATGGTGAGAGCAGGAAGTCATGATTTGGATCTTTGGCTCCCCGTAAAAGGGAACCGGGGTCTGCAACAGGTAGGCTCTGAGAAAGACGCGCTGCAAGTGGGTGGTGCGATCCAACTCCTCCGGAGAGGAAAGAGTCTACTTGTCGTCAATCATATTGACTTGGAGGAGTATGTAAAGGGTGTGGTGCCGGCAGAAGTCAACGCAACCTGGCATCTCGAGATGCTCAAGGTCCAAGCCGTTGCTGCGCGGACATACGCGCTGTATCAACAGATGCTGAGTCCTACTCGTAGCTATGACGTTGTGGCGGGGATTCAAGATCAAGTCTATCGTGGTCGGCAAGGCATCGATGCGCGTGTTGCGTTGGCAGTGGAGTCGACTCGTGGATTGGTTGTGACCTACCAAGGGGCTCCCATCTATGCCGCCTTCTCATCTACGGCGGCCGGCCTGACGGAAGATGCGATAAATGTCTGGTCGAAGGATCTGCCCTACTTGAAGGGTGTCGAGTGTCCGTTTGACGTGGCATCGCCGTTCTACCAATGGAAAGCATCCGTACAGTTGGACGACCTGCAGAAGAAACTACGGAAGCAAGGATTCATACTCGGCACCATCAGCGCGATCTCCCCCCTTACCCATAGTCGTGCCGGTCGAGTGGCAACGCTGAGAATTCTGCATTCAGATGGTGAGCTCATTATCCGTGGGGAAGACCTGCGTAAGGTGGTTGGGTATACGGTCGTACCGAGCACCCAGTTTACGGTCGAATCGATCGGTGATGATCTTGTTCTTTCCGGATACGGGGCCGGTCATGCAGTCGGGCTCTGCCAGTGGGGAGCAAAAGAACTAGCAGAATTGGGGTACTCGTTCGCGAGTATTCTGAATTACTACTACCCGGGGACAGAACTCCGGGACGCGTCGTTGACTCAGGCTCCGCCTATGCCGGTCACCATGGCCCCGCCGTCATAA
- the queA gene encoding tRNA preQ1(34) S-adenosylmethionine ribosyltransferase-isomerase QueA produces the protein MHLSDFDFPFDPALIAVEPVVPRDRARLLTFSRGTQQLSHRHVADLPDLLKPGDLLVVNDTKVLAARVPGVKQSTGKPVEVLFVREQNEKRWEVMAKGTFRVGQVIEFSDHARATIVKRDATGTEVDVECPMSVDAFLAERGSMPLPPYIKRAPMQKDHQWYQTMFAKHGGAIAAPTAGLHFTQDLFQRVKDSGINVTTVTLHVGPGTFKPVTTEQIEDHQMSGERFTISEEAVRAIKTTKEAGGQVVAVGTTVVRTLETVMKEKGAMVPMSGESRLFITPGFQFKVVDALMTNFHLPKTTLLMLVSAFAGIEPIRRAYEEAVKERYRFYSYGDAMLIV, from the coding sequence ATGCACCTGTCCGATTTTGACTTTCCATTCGACCCAGCATTGATCGCAGTGGAACCGGTCGTTCCACGCGATCGTGCGAGGCTACTGACCTTCAGCCGAGGTACGCAGCAACTCTCTCATCGTCATGTCGCTGATCTCCCCGATCTATTGAAGCCGGGGGATCTCCTCGTGGTGAACGATACCAAGGTCCTGGCTGCTCGGGTGCCGGGAGTCAAACAGTCGACTGGGAAACCAGTCGAGGTGTTGTTCGTGAGAGAGCAAAACGAAAAGCGATGGGAAGTCATGGCGAAGGGGACGTTCAGAGTCGGACAGGTCATTGAGTTCAGTGATCATGCCCGTGCGACGATCGTGAAGCGGGACGCGACAGGCACTGAGGTGGATGTAGAGTGTCCGATGTCAGTCGATGCCTTTCTTGCAGAACGTGGATCGATGCCCCTCCCACCGTACATCAAACGGGCACCGATGCAGAAAGACCATCAATGGTACCAGACCATGTTTGCCAAACACGGCGGAGCGATTGCCGCGCCGACGGCAGGGCTTCACTTTACCCAAGACCTGTTTCAACGGGTAAAAGATTCGGGAATCAACGTGACAACCGTGACGCTCCATGTTGGGCCCGGCACCTTTAAGCCGGTGACGACGGAGCAGATCGAAGATCACCAAATGAGCGGAGAAAGATTTACGATCAGCGAAGAGGCCGTGAGGGCGATCAAGACCACCAAGGAGGCCGGCGGACAGGTGGTTGCCGTCGGGACCACTGTTGTCCGTACGCTTGAGACGGTTATGAAGGAAAAAGGGGCGATGGTACCGATGTCCGGCGAGAGCCGTCTGTTTATTACACCAGGGTTTCAGTTCAAAGTCGTCGATGCGCTCATGACGAATTTCCACCTGCCTAAAACCACGCTGCTCATGCTGGTGTCAGCCTTCGCAGGGATCGAGCCAATTCGCAGGGCGTACGAAGAGGCGGTCAAAGAACGCTATCGCTTCTACAGTTATGGGGATGCAATGTTGATCGTCTAA
- a CDS encoding SurA N-terminal domain-containing protein has translation MIKTMRDAAHNYPWLLKSIMIILAAAFVITMGWWGFGEDAGGPVAKVGAQTVSLDEFKRTYENMRRIYKENVTSEFKEEEFKDFVVGQLVDSRVWIIAAEEMGVHVSDADLRELIMKIEVFQKSGAFDPELYKRILAANHLTPAAFEAIQHQEVLANKARMIVRDSVSLTPTEIEEGQSLMARPPDSDPTKGAESRQRVLDDMLLQKQQRALVSFQQSMKAKLPITIRRELL, from the coding sequence ATGATTAAGACCATGCGCGATGCTGCGCACAACTATCCCTGGCTGCTCAAATCCATCATGATTATTTTAGCCGCGGCTTTCGTGATTACGATGGGCTGGTGGGGGTTCGGCGAGGACGCGGGCGGGCCTGTCGCCAAAGTAGGCGCCCAAACCGTTTCCTTGGACGAGTTTAAGCGTACGTACGAAAACATGCGCCGTATCTACAAAGAAAACGTCACGAGTGAGTTCAAGGAAGAAGAATTCAAAGACTTCGTGGTCGGACAACTCGTCGACAGCCGCGTCTGGATTATCGCGGCGGAGGAAATGGGTGTGCATGTCTCTGATGCCGATCTGCGTGAACTGATCATGAAAATCGAGGTTTTTCAGAAAAGCGGCGCCTTCGACCCCGAGCTCTACAAACGCATCCTTGCCGCGAATCATTTAACCCCGGCTGCGTTTGAGGCGATTCAACATCAAGAAGTCTTGGCCAATAAAGCTCGAATGATTGTGAGGGATTCCGTGTCGCTTACGCCGACCGAGATTGAAGAAGGACAATCCCTGATGGCAAGACCTCCGGATTCTGACCCGACCAAGGGGGCTGAATCCAGGCAGCGAGTGCTGGATGATATGCTGTTGCAGAAGCAGCAACGGGCGCTGGTTTCATTCCAGCAATCCATGAAGGCCAAACTGCCGATCACCATCCGCCGAGAGTTGCTATAA
- a CDS encoding RDD family protein, with the protein MQETRVYPKAHVLNRFIAKLIDLFIVVAAGEIAPPVGFLSGLAYILIADGFAGGKSIGKRLVGLHTIRVDGRESAGFQESIIRNLPLGGAQLAYAVPYIGWLVSLAILAFEGFLIIGNEQGRRLGDEVARTQVLDAGQLAVPD; encoded by the coding sequence TTGCAGGAAACACGAGTCTATCCGAAGGCTCATGTCCTGAATCGATTCATCGCGAAGTTAATCGATCTGTTTATCGTCGTGGCCGCGGGCGAAATTGCCCCGCCGGTTGGTTTTCTTTCCGGGCTGGCTTACATCCTGATTGCCGATGGGTTCGCGGGCGGGAAAAGTATCGGCAAACGGTTGGTAGGGTTACACACGATCCGAGTGGATGGTCGAGAATCAGCGGGCTTCCAAGAATCGATCATTCGGAACCTCCCGCTCGGTGGGGCGCAGCTCGCGTACGCCGTTCCGTACATCGGATGGCTGGTGTCTCTGGCCATTTTAGCGTTCGAAGGTTTTTTGATCATTGGGAATGAGCAAGGTCGTCGGTTGGGCGATGAAGTGGCCAGGACGCAAGTATTGGATGCCGGGCAACTCGCCGTTCCGGACTAG
- a CDS encoding rod shape-determining protein has product MFGWFSDDLAIDLGTATTLVYVHGKGIVLNEPSVVAVEKKSEKVLAVGADAKKMLGRTPGNIIAIRPMKEGVIADFEMAEQMLKHFIRKAHNRSAFVRPRIIIGVPSRITQVEQRAVRDSAELAGAREVYLIEEPVAAAIGSGLPITEPSGNMVVDVGGGTTDIAVISLGGIVYSESVKVAGDRMDEAIMNYIKKKYNLLIGEHMAERIKFEIGSAYPFEERKTMMIKGRDLISGIPRTLVIDDAEVREALQEPIGTIVNAIKIALENTPPELAGDIIDRGIVLTGGGSLLKGMDTRFREETNLPIITVDDPLTSVVLGVGKILDELDLLRKVSVMSQANNLR; this is encoded by the coding sequence ATGTTCGGTTGGTTCTCCGACGACCTGGCCATAGATTTAGGCACCGCGACCACTCTCGTGTACGTGCACGGAAAAGGGATCGTCCTCAACGAACCTTCGGTCGTGGCGGTCGAAAAGAAGAGTGAGAAGGTACTGGCCGTCGGAGCGGATGCCAAAAAGATGCTCGGACGGACGCCGGGAAATATCATTGCGATTCGGCCGATGAAGGAGGGCGTGATCGCCGACTTCGAGATGGCCGAGCAGATGCTCAAGCATTTCATTCGCAAAGCGCATAATCGAAGCGCGTTTGTCCGCCCTCGGATCATCATCGGCGTGCCTTCCCGCATCACCCAGGTGGAGCAACGAGCAGTGCGCGATTCTGCGGAGTTGGCTGGAGCCAGAGAAGTCTACTTGATCGAGGAGCCTGTCGCTGCGGCGATCGGGTCAGGACTGCCGATTACGGAGCCGTCAGGCAATATGGTCGTCGACGTGGGAGGTGGAACGACAGACATTGCCGTCATTTCTCTGGGCGGGATCGTGTACAGCGAGTCGGTGAAGGTCGCTGGTGATCGCATGGACGAAGCGATCATGAATTACATCAAGAAGAAATATAACTTATTGATCGGTGAGCATATGGCGGAGCGCATTAAGTTCGAAATCGGCTCTGCCTATCCGTTCGAAGAGCGGAAAACGATGATGATCAAGGGACGTGATTTGATCTCCGGCATCCCGCGGACCCTGGTCATCGATGACGCGGAGGTCCGTGAGGCGTTACAGGAACCTATTGGGACGATCGTGAATGCCATCAAGATCGCACTCGAAAACACCCCGCCCGAGTTGGCCGGTGATATTATCGATCGTGGGATTGTCTTAACCGGAGGCGGCTCACTCCTCAAGGGCATGGACACACGATTCCGGGAAGAAACGAACTTGCCGATCATTACGGTGGACGATCCGCTCACCTCCGTGGTGTTGGGAGTGGGTAAGATTTTGGATGAGTTGGATCTCCTTCGGAAAGTATCGGTTATGTCGCAAGCGAACAACCTTCGGTAA
- the mreC gene encoding rod shape-determining protein MreC: MRMVNFRLSYNARRVAFALAVILVLSFLLLPTQLQTVFQAVGSPFGWIISWPLQAVAGIHDRIAGVWDHYVALQGVEEDNRQLRRELDLLKEQNGQLRESAAATERLATLLEFKQQALPTLIAAQVIGRDTGNWYKTIILNKGTSDGLQSDQGVVTPAGVVGRIVKTTSSTSVVLLLTDPNNAIAGLIQRTRDEGIVGGTTHGTAQLKYIPLLSDARPGDRVVTSGLVGGFPRGLSIGTITRIDKEDEALFQSAELVPEVDPNHVEEVLVILPTSFPTEGERLKAPKIKR; encoded by the coding sequence ATGCGGATGGTCAATTTCCGCCTCTCCTACAACGCTCGGCGTGTCGCCTTTGCGCTTGCCGTCATTCTGGTTCTTAGTTTCCTCCTGTTGCCAACCCAACTCCAAACCGTATTTCAAGCGGTCGGGAGTCCTTTCGGGTGGATCATCAGCTGGCCTCTGCAAGCTGTCGCCGGCATCCATGATCGGATTGCCGGTGTCTGGGATCACTACGTGGCGCTCCAAGGGGTTGAGGAAGACAACAGGCAGTTGAGAAGAGAGCTGGACCTCCTCAAGGAGCAAAATGGACAGTTACGAGAGTCGGCAGCAGCCACGGAGCGACTCGCGACCCTGTTGGAGTTCAAACAACAGGCGCTGCCGACACTGATCGCTGCGCAAGTGATCGGCCGAGATACCGGCAATTGGTACAAGACGATCATTCTGAACAAGGGCACTTCGGATGGGTTACAGTCAGACCAAGGCGTCGTTACCCCGGCTGGGGTGGTCGGTCGGATCGTGAAGACCACGTCGTCAACCTCGGTGGTATTGCTTCTGACGGATCCCAACAATGCGATTGCCGGATTGATTCAGCGCACGAGAGACGAAGGAATCGTTGGAGGGACGACCCATGGAACGGCCCAACTCAAATACATCCCGTTGTTGTCCGACGCGAGGCCTGGGGATCGGGTCGTCACGTCGGGATTGGTGGGAGGCTTCCCTCGTGGTCTGTCAATCGGGACGATCACACGAATCGATAAAGAAGACGAAGCGCTGTTCCAATCCGCAGAACTTGTGCCTGAGGTTGACCCAAACCATGTGGAGGAAGTGCTGGTCATCCTCCCCACCTCCTTTCCCACCGAGGGGGAACGCCTGAAGGCGCCAAAGATAAAGCGATGA